Below is a window of Papio anubis isolate 15944 unplaced genomic scaffold, Panubis1.0 scaffold337, whole genome shotgun sequence DNA.
GCCCCAGGGACAAGGCCAAACTGACAGGTGTGGGAGGCAGTTGAGCCCTGGATCCTGACCACAGCAGGGCAGTTGGCAGATGTGCCTCCAGGACAGAACCCCAGGGGTAACGGCCATGGACGCTGGAAGGGGCCTGGCTGGGGGCAGGGACCAGAGGATGAGGATGGGGCCACATGGACTGGGGTGCCCTGGGACAGCTGCTGCCAGCGAGAGACCGGGGCACCACTCTCCAGGGAGCCCACGCTGCAAGTCAGGCCACAAGGGCCTCCGACCCTGAGGGCAGATGAGGCCAGGGACAGGCCAGCCGGGCCGTGAGGCCCCTGGTGAGCCAGGCCCCAACCTCAGGCAGCGctggctcctgctgctgctgggtCTGGCGCTGGTAACCTATGGCCTGGTGCACCCAACGGCTGCACCACAGAGCAGAGCCCTGGGCCCTGGAGCCCCTGGAGGAAGCAGCCGGTCCAGCCTGAGGAGCCGGTGGGGCAGGTAAGGGGTGAGAGATTCCAGGCAATGTGGGGGTCTGGCGGCAGAGGCGGGAAAGGATGACCAAGGGGAGACAAGCcagagaggggagaaggaaggttAATCCCTGGAGGGGAGCCAGACACACACTGACTTTAACTGAAGtgttaatattttttcatcatgaatttgtttaaattaatttttattgcttaatgtcatattaaaatattatttatcttgaatCCTGAGATTTCTGCCACCCCTTACATTTGGCCCGAAGGTCACTGTCTCCCTTACCTCCCCCTAGTACTTGGGGTAGGGCAGGACCGGAGGCAGGGGCAGGATGTCCACAGGGTGGTGGCCACTATCCCTGAAGGGTGCCCaggcctccccctcctccccctcctccttctcctcttctccctcctcctcctccccctttccCCTGGCCTATGTCGCCTGTCCACTCCCACCCTCACTGGGCAGGGGCCACTCCCTGGAGCTCCAGCTGATGTGTGAGGGGCGTTTCCTGGAGTCCCTGGGTCACTAGACCTCAGCCAGCATCGCCTCCTGAAACCAGCCCCTAGGAGACCCAAGCTTATCCAGGATGCAGGTGCCTCCAAAGAAGAAGCCCAGGAGAGGGTCTAGGGAGGCCACAACTCCCTGTGTGACCTCAGCCCTTGCCACCACTCTGCGTGTGGTGGGAGGTCCCCAGACAAAGCATCAAGCATCTGGGTCCATTTATGACTATTTGGGACACAACAGCCTGGTCATCGCTGGTGCACGTTGTACCCACAGGCGATCATGTTGTACCCACAGGCGATCACGTACCCACAGGCGATCATCATTTCAGGGGCAGAACCTCCCTCTTGCTGGCCCCATAGGCAGGTCCcgctgtgattccagcactttgggaggctgaggtgggtggatcacttgaggtcaggagttcgagaccagtctggccaacatggtgaaactctgtttctataaaaaatagaaaagttagctgggtgtggtggtgcacgcctgtagtcccagctacttgggaggctgaggcatgagaatcatttgaaaccaggaactcaggaagcggaggttgcagtgggccaagatcacgccactgcactccagcctgggcaacatagtgagactctgtctcaaaagaaaaaaaaaaaaaaaaagactgtctaGATGCAGTAGCTAAGTACACAAAAGCCATTTCAATGTGGGAGGCGAGGTGACTGAGTCCAGGGACTCCAGGTTTCTGGCTGAGGGGTTGAGACCACCCATGGTCATTGTGTTGAGATGAAGATGGAAAATGAGCTGGGCTGGGGGAAGGTGGTCATCTCCTCTGGACGTGATTAGTTTTAGACTCCTGTTGGGTAGCCCACTGGGCATGGTCAGTTGAGTTGGCAATTGAGGTGGAGCTGAAGGTTTGAAGCTGGGATAGGCTCCAGCCTCGCCATGTGGGCAGTAGTGGGGGAGTCAGCAGCCAGGCATGGGCCATGGAGAAACAGATGCCAGGGGAAGAGGAAGACCCCAAGGGGAAAAGAGTCACTGGAAAGAGGGGCCAGCCCCATGTCACATCCAACAGAGACACCAGGTACAGCAGAAGGACCCTGGACATGACCATGAGGAGGGCCTTGTTGGCCATGACCTGGGAGAGATGGGGGTGAGAGCATGGGGGACCACACCATGTCCCCAGCACACAAAACAGTGCCTGGTAGACAGGATGGATTTATGGATGGATCTATGGACAAGTAGATGGGTGGATGAACTgttagatgatagatagatgcaAAGACAGATGAATAAATGGACAGATGCATAGATGGACaggtggatggacagatggatggatggacagatggaatGAATGATCAGAAAAGGCTCCATGAACAAAGTGAGACTGAGCTGCATCTCCATGGATAGATATAAAAGCAGAGGACTCTCCTGTTGGGTCAGGAATGACCCAGTGTCCTGGTCCAGGGAGGAAGTCAGCCTGGCTTGACTGGCGACACTTGTGGCGGATTTCAGAGGCCCTTGAAAAGAGGCCAAGTGAGGTTGGGCAGGTCCGAGCCAGCTCAGGACTCCTGAGCCACACCGCACAGCTGCCTGAGGGGATGCGTCACTCAGAGAGTTGCTGGGACCCACTGGGCCAGTGTTGCCATCAGCACCAACAGCTTCAGAGACTGGGACACAGGCTGGGGTGACTCCAAGGCTGTGGGTGACACCTGCCTCAGAGAAGGGACAGGCACAGAGACACTACTGGGATACTGGCCACCCCCCTGCCCTGTGCCTAGGTCACAGCCTACACACTGCAGCCCTGTGCCCCTCACACCCAGCAGGTTCCTGCTCCAGCACGGCTCCTGGACTGGCCCCAGGTGCTGGCCCCGGGAGTTTCAGTCCAAGCATAATTCACTGAGGCATGTGTTTGGCAGCGGGACCCAGCTCACTGTTTTAGGTAAGTGGCTCTCACAACCTTTCCCAGCCTGTCCCACCCTCTCCTATCTTTGgaaatctgttttctctctctggggcttcttcccctctgccctcccagcCTTAAGCACTGACCCCTACCTTTCTCCATGGGGCCTGGACGAGGTGCGTTAGTCTCGGGGTAACCGGCAGGAAGGGCCCCCACAGTGGGAGCAGCCACCTTCAGGTTCCAACAGCGGGACACAGCCTGGTCCCGGGCCCTGGGCTGGGATTGGGCAGGGTCAGGgctcctcccctctcccagggCAGATGTCTGAGTGAGGGACAGAGGCCGGTAGAGACAGTCCCCGGGACCCCGGGGTCTAGGCTGAGGGCTGGGTGCCCATCCAGCCTGGGAGGGCCACACGGGGGCCTGGGGACACAGGGGTCACCTCGAGGGGAGGCCAGTGGAGGGCACAGAGAGGGCTCTGGGTCTAGGCTGCAGCTCTGTGGCCTGTGCTGGGTCGTGAGGACATGGGGACACAAAGGGATGGGTGAGACTGGGTGAGGTCCCAGAGCCCAGCCCTCCCAGGACAGTTACCAGAAAGGAGAGGGTCTCTTAGGGCAGAGATGTGTCTGTCTCTGGAGCCCCGTCACCTCTGGGGCCTGGTGTCTCTCTGTTCACAGGTGGACCTCCCACCTTCATTTGAGGAGGGCACTTTAGACTCAGGAGGTGACTAGCGGGGAGTAAACGGGGGTGCACATAACTCCACGGCCACCAGGTGAATCAGAGGCTGCTGGGGTGGGCATGGGGGCTgcagtcccccaaaatctggGGAAGCAGCTCCAAGAACCCAGCCGATGTGAGGGGTCCTGTGGTGGTCGGGCTGGTGGGGACAGGGCGACGCAGAGCCCCAGGGTGTGTCTGGGTGGAGCCCCTCTGCTTCACCAGAGAACTGAGTGGGCCAGGTTGGGGCACAGCCTGGTGTCCCAGGGATGGAAGCTCCAGGCCATGCCAGGTTTGGGCTCTCCCCACACCCTGCCAGGGATGGTTTGTAGGTGCTGTGGGGAGACCCCACCCAAAACTCAGACTCTCTAGAAACCAGGAAGGAGGGAGTGCAGCCTGCCCTGGGTACACACGGGAAACTGGAGGCTGCAGAGGAAATGACTGGGCCAGACGCTTAAAGGTGACTTGGGAAGGCCCCTAGGAAGGTGCAGGGCTGTCTGCTCTCCAGAGGGCTCCAGTGGAAAGGAGGGacgaagagggaaggagaggcccTGGGTGGACCAGACGCCACAGCATGAACCCTCCCCAGAGACTTTTTAGACAGAGAGAGGCGCCCACAACACCTCCCACTCTCCTCTGCCGCCTCACCCCCTCCTCTGTCCAATAGGTCAGCCTGCCACCCCTCGGTCACTCTGTTCCCGGGCCACATTTGAGGAGCTCCAAGCCAACAAGGCCACACTGGTGTGTCTCATGAGTGACTTCTATCCGGGAATCTTGACGGTGACCTGGAAGGCAGATGGTACCCCCATCACCCAGGGCGTGGAGATGACCACGCCCtccaaacaaagcaacaacaagtACGCGGCCAGCAGCTACCTGAGCCTGACGCCCGAGCAGTGGAGGTCCCGCAGAAGCTACAGCTGCCAGGTCACGCATGAAGGGAGCATCGTGGAGAAGACAGTGACCCCTGCAGAATGTTCGTAGGTTCCCAACCCTCACCCCACCCACAGGGGCCTGGAGCTGCAGGATCCCAGGGGAGGGGTCTCTCTGCATCCCAAGCCATCCAGCCCTTCTCCCTGTACCCagtaaactctcaataaatatcCATCAACCAGAAATCCTGTTCCCTCTCTTCATTTCTTATCTCTCATATGATTTGATGCTTCTCCTGGGCTCTCAGTGTGGCGTTGGGGGAATCCTGGCACCAGTGGGAAAGTAACCTGGAGGGGAGGATCACAGCCTCCCAGGCGTGTCCCCTGGGGAAATAGGCCAGGATAGGAGGAGTCGGCTTACTGAACACCGGTCCCtccattctctccctcctccccttccttcttgcAGCTCAGCCCCAGACTCACTGTCTACTTTCTGGAGGGAGCTATTTCTGGCTGAGCCTCCAGATATGCGCTCTGTCTCTGTCCTGGTCTGGACCCTCTATCCATCCATGgcctctctttcctcagcctggaAATCCTACTTTGGCCTGGAGCCCCTCTGCTTCTGGCCCTGGCCCCTGGAatgctctccttcctctctgcccAACTCCCCAACCCTGAAAGCTGGACTGTCCAGGACACTCCAACACCATCAAATTCATGAGCTCTTATATTTTGGGCCCACCTTGATTTTTCACCTGACAGCAGGTTCAGAAGTGTGATAAAAAGCCAGGAAGGAAATATCCATGAAAGGCCTGCAAGAGGATCAGGACACTTGCAAAAGATAGGCTTTGAGCTCCCCAGGAACCAGTGCAAGAAGGGTAATAGGTGcaccatcattttcttttttctttttttcttttttgggatggagtctggctctatcacacaggctggagtgcaatggcgcaatcttggttcaccataacttccacctcccgggttcaacccattctcctgcctcagcctccccagagttGGACatggggactggtgggaggtgtttggttag
It encodes the following:
- the LOC116273053 gene encoding immunoglobulin lambda-like polypeptide 1; the encoded protein is MPGQPATPRSLCSRATFEELQANKATLVCLMSDFYPGILTVTWKADGTPITQGVEMTTPSKQSNNKYAASSYLSLTPEQWRSRRSYSCQVTHEGSIVEKTVTPAECS